In one window of Episyrphus balteatus chromosome 3, idEpiBalt1.1, whole genome shotgun sequence DNA:
- the LOC129915400 gene encoding probable cytochrome P450 28d1 produces MMMSLEFLTFILLGLSTLIYLFLTWNFKYWTDRGVKGPKPKPLFGSLPNMIKHKRHIIYDMQEIYNKYRYEEDFVGLISIRTPKLMVTSGDMAHRVFVKDFKNFRYNEATTWIDYKNDKFFVKNSFVLRDDDWKESRIEATQGLTPNKVKAAFPMLKKNCNRLIEYMKMHCTGPTKTGIDIKFVCLNYTSDVVADFVLGLQTDCLKDSSVKIPEMTKRLFEKSTTFTVYAFFAGFFPFIKSIYKEKFFKSDTQKFFGNLLNTGINMRQKEINNDRADFLGHLLQMQQKKNLTNDHLLSHAMTFLLDGLETTAAVIAACLYQLAKYPDKQELLLKEILENSDEKVELTYDKLDSMEYFDQCFHESMRLLPPALISNKLCTEHCEVKNKSGITLKMKPGDIVVIPLFCLHHDEQYYPEPEEFIPERFSPENGGHKKFRDMGVFYPFGDGPRMCMGIKFAQAQTKIAIAEIVRNFNVKLHSRTRRDNYVQPVYFLGSLEGGIWLDFENRKK; encoded by the exons ATGATGATGTCTCTAGAGTTTCTTACTTTTATCCTTTTGGGATTGTCAACTTTAATTTACTTATTTCTCACTTGGAATTTCAAATATTGGACTGATCGTGGTGTTAAAGGTCCTAAGCCAAAACCGTTATTTGGTAGTCTTCCGAATATGATTAAACATAAACGTCATATTATTTATGATATGCAAGAAATTTACAA TAAATATCGTTACGAAGAAGATTTTGTTGGACTTATAAGTATTCGAACTCCTAAGCTAATGGTGACCAGTGGGGATATGGCTCACAGAGTTTTTGTCaaagattttaaaaactttCGTTATAACGAAGCTACTACTTGG ATTgattataaaaatgataaatttttcgTGAAGAATTCATTTGTTCTTCGAGATGATGATTGGAAAGAAAGCCGTATTGAAGCTACTCAGGGTCTGACTCCAAACAAGGTCAAAGCAGCATTTCCAATGTTGAAAAAGAATTGCAATAGACTAATAGAATACATGAAGATGCATTGTACTGGACCCACCAAGACCGGAATcgatataaaattt gTCTGCCTAAATTACACCTCTGATGTAGTAGCTGATTTTGTTCTGGGCTTACAAACTGACTGTCTTAAAGATAGTTCAGTTAAAATTCCCGAAATGACtaaaagactttttgaaaaatctacaaCATTTACGGTTTATGCATTTTTTGCTGGATTCTTTCCATTTATTAAGTCAATTTATAAAGAGAAATTCTTCAAATCTGATACTCAGAAATTTTTTGGCAATCTATTAAACACAGGCATAAATATGCGCCAGAAAGAAATTAACAATGACCGTGCTGATTTCTTAGGTCATTTACTGCAAatgcaacaaaagaaaaacctaACAAATGATCATTTGCTATCGCATGCGATGACTTTTCTGTTGGATGGGCTGGAGACAACAGCTGCTGTTATTGCTGCGTGCTTATATCAA cTAGCAAAATATCCAGATAAACAGGAACTACTCCTTAAAGAAATCCTTGAAAACTCAGACGAAAAAGTGGAACTAACTTACGATAAACTAGATTCGATGGAATATTTTGATCAATGTTTCCATG AAAGTATGCGTCTCCTCCCACCAGCTTTAATTTCCAATAAACTGTGTACTGAACATTGTGAAGTGAAAAACAAAAGTGGCATTACATTAAAAATGAAACCCGGTGATATCGTTGTTATTCCTCTATTTTGTTTACATCACGATGAACAATATTATCCTGAACCTGAAGAATTTATCCCAGAACGTTTTAGTCCAGAAAATGGTGGCCACAAGAAATTCCGTGACATGGGAGTTTTCTATCCATTTGGTGACGGCCCACGAATGTGTATGGGAATCAAATTTGCTCAAGctcaaacaaaaattgcaattgcTGAAATAGTAAGGaactttaatgttaaattaCATTCAAGGACTAGAAGAGATAATTATGTGCAACCAGTTTATTTCCTTGGATCTTTGGAAGGTGGAATTTGGCTTGATTTTGAAAACAGGAAAAAATAA